One Klebsiella electrica genomic window, GCGGCATCGCACTGCAGCCAGCTTTTGAGCCCCGCCTGTTCAGCGAGCGCTATCAGCGCATCAAGCTGACGCCGGTAGTTCAGAAGCGTAATCGGGCTCAGCTGACGCTCCACGCCCAGATAGCGTAGAAAGCGGTCAACGGCGGCGAATAAGGGAGAGTCGGTCATGCGCGTTCAACCCAGCGCACCAACAGACCCGGCAGCATTAACGCAATTTCCTGCAGCAGTTGCGTTCCCTGGCCTTGTTGATAATGCTGGGCATCGCGGCTGCTGAACAGCATCACGCCAGGGGCGTCATCGCCGCCCAGCAGCGACATCGCCACCGAACCGATAGCTTTCGCTTCCGGCAGTACCACCAGCAGTTCCGGCCCGTGCAGCGGCCCGAGATAATGACGAGCCTGCCCAAGACGCTGAATGCGGATGGGCTCAAATGCCTGCCTGCTTAGCGCCAGATGAGTGAATTTCGACGGCGCGCCCAGCCGCCAGCTATCGGGAAACAGGCGCACCGTCGCGCCCGCCAGCCCTATCTCGCGCGCCCAGCGATGAAAACGGTTCAGCATCTCATCAAGGCTTTCCGCCGCCGCCAGCCGCGTCTGCAGATGCAGCAGACGCTGGAACAGACTCTCATTTGCCGTGGCCTGCTCCATCAACAGCATCATGTTCTCTTCCAGCACGTTGATATGGTTACGCGCCCGCACCATGTGCCATTCCACCAGCGAGATCGAGCCGCGCACCGGGTGCGGAACGCGCATGTGCTCAACCAGTGCAGCATTACGAATAAAAAATTCAGGATGTTGCAACAGATAGTCCACCACCGCGCGGTCATTCAGCGCGCCGGTGATTTCCTGCTGTTCTTCCCCGACTTGTTTCATAAGTGAATAAATCCGTCGTAGACATGTGCCGCCGGGCCAGTCATAAACAACGGTTGGCCCGGGCCTTTCCAGGCGATATCAA contains:
- a CDS encoding DUF484 domain-containing protein → MKQVGEEQQEITGALNDRAVVDYLLQHPEFFIRNAALVEHMRVPHPVRGSISLVEWHMVRARNHINVLEENMMLLMEQATANESLFQRLLHLQTRLAAAESLDEMLNRFHRWAREIGLAGATVRLFPDSWRLGAPSKFTHLALSRQAFEPIRIQRLGQARHYLGPLHGPELLVVLPEAKAIGSVAMSLLGGDDAPGVMLFSSRDAQHYQQGQGTQLLQEIALMLPGLLVRWVERA